Sequence from the Desulfotignum phosphitoxidans DSM 13687 genome:
AATTTTTGTATTCCCCGCCATTTGAAGCGACAAATTTTCAGGGATTGCCCGTTTTCATTTGACAAAAAATAGGATCTTATCCTATCTTGATTTTGACATTAACAACTTCGGATATAGAAGTCCTGATGTCCAACAATCAAGTAAGGAGGTACATATGGCAGAAAAACCTGCTGTGGGATGCAAACGTCCTTCAGCCAAAATTCAGAAACCGCCTGAAGAAACCACTCCACCTGAAACCGTTACAGAAAAAAAGGAATACGCCATGATTCAGATCGGACAGAAAGCACCGGATTTCGCTGCACCCGCCTATTACAACAATGACTTCACAACCATTCAACTGTCGGATTACCTGGGAAAATGGGTGGTCCTGTGCTTTTATCCCGGTGATTTCACCTTTGTCTGAGCCACGGAAATCTCGGCGGTCGCCGAGAAAAATGCAGAATTCGAAAAATTGGGTGTCCAGGTGCTGTCCGTGAGTGTGGACAGCATGTTTGTCCACAAAATGTGGATGGACAAGGAACTGTCCAAAATGGTCACGGCCAAGACCGTGCCGTTCCCCATGCTGTCGGATGGCGGCGGCAGTATCGGCAGAATCTACGGGGTATATGACCAAGAAGAAGGCGTGGACATCCGGGGCCGTTTTTTGATCGATCCGGATGGTGTTGTTCAGGCCTATGAAATGGTGGCCCCGCCCGTGGGACGCAATATTCCCGAAACCCTGCGCCAGATTCAGGCATTCCAGCTGGTCCGGGAAGGCAAAGGCACCAAAGCGACCCCGTCCGGGTGGCAACCGGGTAAAACCGTTCTGGAACCCGGACCCGACCTGGTGGGCAATGTCTGGAAAGTGTGGACGGTAGACAAAGCGTTTGATTGATATTGAATCTGCCACAGGTACCTTAAAGGTCCCTGTGGCAGACAAAAATGGTTATACCACCTCACCCCCGCTGTTCATCCACGCGGACACGGGAGAGCCTTCCATATAACAGATCTCCGCCCCGGTGCGGGATTTGAATTCCTGGTTTCCGCTGACATGGTCCGCATGAATATGGGTGATTTCCATGCCGTTTTTGCGCGCCGGATCCCACAGGAGCGGTCAGGCCAAAGATTTGATTTTTTCCAAGAAACTGTTTGAAAATCCGGCTGGATTCGCTATAAACCAGCTACATGCTTCTTTGCGCAAACCAGACAAGGAATTACATGGAGGAACACAATGAAGTTGGGACAGGCCAGAGAATTATTTTCAGAGATGATGAATCATGCCGGCATCCGAGTGAATGGGGACCGGCCGTTTGATATCCGGATCAAAAACGATCAATTTTTCCAGCGGGTGACGTCATCCCCGGCTTTGGGTCTGGGTGAGTCTTATATGGATGGCTGGTGGGATTGTCCGGCACCGGATCAGTTCATTGAAAAAGTGCTTCGGGCCAATCTTCTCAAACAGATCAAACAGGACCGGATCACGGCCTGGAACGCCCTGATGGCAAAGATTTTCAATCTCCAGACCATTAAACGGGCATTTACCGTGGGCAAACAGCATTATGATATCGGCAATGATCTGTATCAAATGATGCTGGGCAAACGGATGCAGTATACCTGCGGGTACTGGAAAGACGCCCGGAACCTGGACGAGGCCCAGGAGGCCAAACTGGAAATGATCTGCCGGAAACTGGCACTGGCACCGGGAATGAATGTTCTGGAACTCGGGTGCGGGTTCGGCGGATTTGCCCGGTATGCGGCTGAAAAATATCA
This genomic interval carries:
- the prxU gene encoding thioredoxin-dependent peroxiredoxin (Most members of this family contain a selenocysteine.), whose amino-acid sequence is MAEKPAVGCKRPSAKIQKPPEETTPPETVTEKKEYAMIQIGQKAPDFAAPAYYNNDFTTIQLSDYLGKWVVLCFYPGDFTFVUATEISAVAEKNAEFEKLGVQVLSVSVDSMFVHKMWMDKELSKMVTAKTVPFPMLSDGGGSIGRIYGVYDQEEGVDIRGRFLIDPDGVVQAYEMVAPPVGRNIPETLRQIQAFQLVREGKGTKATPSGWQPGKTVLEPGPDLVGNVWKVWTVDKAFD
- a CDS encoding MBL fold metallo-hydrolase; translation: MEITHIHADHVSGNQEFKSRTGAEICYMEGSPVSAWMNSGGEVV